AATAAGAGCCAGTCAGCCCGGCTCTTCACTGTTTTCTCTCACCGTGTATGGTTTAAAAGTCTCCAATACCTCTTCATAGCATTGTTTATTCCGGATTGGAATCCCTTTTTTCAATTGATCTCGTTTAATACTTTCAAGTCTGCCAAGATCGATTTGAAAGAACGATTGAATGATATTCGAACCATCAGGCCTTCCATTAAAAATAGTAAGTACCCCTTCATCTGACAATCCGAAATACCCGTTTGCCTTCAATAGCGGCGATATATCATCATATTCCTGTCTGAACACAGCCTTATTCGCTTCCATATCTACTAGCTGCCATTCGTCATATTTGGCCCAAAAGTCTTCCATTGACCAAATCGTTTCCTCAATCCGTTCCTCACTCATTTCACCATCAAGATAAACTCTTTGCAAAATGATTGTGACCTTAAGAGGTTCATTGATTTCCTGGACCGCTTCTTCGGGCTTCTCAGCAAAAACCGGCTCTGTCTGAAGTACTAAACTGTATCCCGATAGACCGATAAGGAACATAACAGCTGAGCTTAATACTTTTAATAATTTGATTGAAGCCATTGCTGTCCACCTCTCTTATTTGCTAAAATTTGTTTCTTTTTCACTAATAGTGTAGCCAAAATGAACTTTATTATCCTTTTTAAACTAAACATGAAATAGAAGGCAAAGGTTACTCTGCCTTCTATCTTGATTATGGGTTAACGTTGATGCTTTCCCTTGGGTTTCCATTCCTTCGGTCATAATCAATATTCCTTGATCGGCTGAAGGT
This window of the Mesobacillus jeotgali genome carries:
- a CDS encoding intercompartmental signaling factor BofC, encoding MASIKLLKVLSSAVMFLIGLSGYSLVLQTEPVFAEKPEEAVQEINEPLKVTIILQRVYLDGEMSEERIEETIWSMEDFWAKYDEWQLVDMEANKAVFRQEYDDISPLLKANGYFGLSDEGVLTIFNGRPDGSNIIQSFFQIDLGRLESIKRDQLKKGIPIRNKQCYEEVLETFKPYTVRENSEEPG